Proteins from a single region of Xenopus laevis strain J_2021 chromosome 9_10S, Xenopus_laevis_v10.1, whole genome shotgun sequence:
- the fam210b.S gene encoding transmembrane protein C20orf108 (The RefSeq protein has 2 substitutions compared to this genomic sequence), whose protein sequence is MQAVLLPRLWLRCSVPTLPRLLGRSGRYSVGVRPDLLCEAGTVRLSLQLGTLSPAGGLMLRASSAGSGPSQVPQNPPSGETSGSSNENEEKPNKTKQLRKVFKEYGAVAVSFHVAISLVSLGIFYGIVSSGIDITSLLLKVGFSEAVVQSKLAAGTSTFVLAYAIHKLFAPARISITLVSVPFIVRYLRKVGLFKPPI, encoded by the exons ATGCAGGCGGCGTTGCTCCCCAGGCTGTGGCTCCGCTGCTCTGTGCCGGCACTGCCGAGGCTGCTGGGTAGGAGCGGGCGATACAGTGTGGGAGTGAGGCCTGACTTGCTGTGTGAGGCCGGGACTGTGCGGCTCTCTCTTCAGCTCGGAACTCTGTCCCCGGCCGGTGGGCTAATGCTGCGGGCAAGTTCTGCGGGATCCGGCCCCTCCCAG GTCCCACAGAATCCCCCCAGTGGAGAGACCAGTGGCTCCAGCAATGAGAATGAGGAGAAGCCCAACAAGACCAAACAGCTGAGGAAAGTGTTTAAGGAGTACGGGGCGGTGGCGGTTTCATTCCACGTGGCCATCTCATTGGTTTCCCTCGGCATATTCTATGGCATTGTCTCCAG CGGAATAGACATTACGTCGCTTCTCTTAAAAGTTGGATTCAGCGAAGCGGTGGTCCAGTCCAAGTTAGCCGCCGGAACCAGCACCTTTGTGTTGGCATATGCCATCCATAAACTGTTTGCCCCTGCCCGGATCAGCATCACCTTAGTCTCTGTCCCCTTTATCGTCCGATATCTCAGGAAGGTCGGTCTCTTTAAGCCTCCGATCTAG